Proteins encoded within one genomic window of Guyparkeria hydrothermalis:
- the gyrA gene encoding DNA gyrase subunit A, which translates to MTQFASEIFPVNLEDEMRQSYLDYAMSVIVGRALPDARDGLKPVHRRVLYAMRELSNDWNRPYKKSARVVGDVIGKYHPHGDSAVYDALVRMAQDFSMRNMLIDGQGNFGSVDGDAPAAMRYTEVRMAKIAHELLADIDKETVDFIDNYDGSESEPQVLPAQFPNLLVNGSSGIAVGMATNIPPHNLGEVLDATVALIDEPEISDDDLLAYVPAPDFPTAGIINGAAGLRDAYLTGRGRCVMRARAEFEDSEKTDRTSIVITELPYQVNKARLIERIAELVREKKIEGIAELRDESDKEGMRVVIECKRGEMPDVLLNNLYQQTQLQSVFGINMVALVDGQPRTVGLREVLNVFLRHRREVVTRRTIYDLRKARERAHILEGLAVALANIDPMIAVIKSAPTPAEAKTKLLDGTWESGVVRTMLEKADAAASRPEALGDEFGLQDDGSYRLSPEQAQAILEMRLNRLTGLEQDKIVEEYANLLERIIDLLDILRSDERLMQVIREELLRIKDEYADPRRTEIIVDYEDLSMEDLIAEEDRVVTLSREGYIKTQSLADYRSQRRGGRGKASTRMKDEDVIEQLLVASTHAWVLMFTNYGRVYWRKVYQLPQGARGARGRPVVNVLPLQDGECINTMLPVREFVDDHYIFFATQNGQVKKTPLVDFSRPRQAGIIAIDLREGDRLVGAALTDGTREIMLFSNAGKATRFVEEDVRSMGRTAAGVRGIRLQDGQYVVSLIVVDEGEVLTATENGFGKRTPIDEFPVYNRGGQGVIAINTSERNGQLVGAVLVREADEVILISNRGTLVRTEVSQISSLSRNTQGVTLIRLGKDERLVQVEPVTAMDDEGDEEEVEEQDAEE; encoded by the coding sequence ATGACTCAGTTCGCTTCAGAAATCTTCCCGGTCAATCTCGAAGACGAGATGCGGCAGTCCTATCTCGATTACGCCATGAGCGTGATCGTGGGGCGTGCACTGCCGGATGCCCGCGACGGCTTGAAGCCGGTGCACCGCCGCGTGCTCTACGCCATGCGGGAGCTGTCCAACGACTGGAACCGTCCGTACAAGAAGTCGGCACGTGTCGTCGGTGACGTCATCGGTAAATACCACCCGCACGGCGACTCCGCGGTCTACGACGCGCTGGTGCGCATGGCGCAGGACTTCTCCATGCGCAACATGCTCATCGACGGGCAGGGCAACTTCGGCTCGGTCGACGGCGACGCGCCGGCGGCCATGCGTTACACCGAAGTGCGCATGGCGAAGATTGCCCACGAACTGCTCGCCGACATCGACAAGGAAACCGTCGACTTCATCGACAACTACGACGGTTCGGAATCCGAGCCGCAGGTGCTGCCGGCCCAGTTCCCGAACCTGCTGGTCAACGGCTCTTCGGGCATTGCGGTCGGCATGGCCACCAACATCCCGCCGCACAACCTCGGCGAGGTGCTCGACGCCACGGTCGCCCTGATCGACGAGCCGGAAATCAGCGACGACGACCTGCTCGCTTACGTGCCGGCGCCGGATTTTCCCACCGCCGGCATTATCAATGGCGCGGCCGGCCTGCGTGACGCTTACCTGACCGGCCGCGGCCGCTGCGTGATGCGCGCCCGCGCCGAGTTCGAGGACAGCGAGAAGACCGACCGCACCTCGATCGTCATCACCGAGCTGCCGTACCAGGTCAACAAGGCCCGTCTGATCGAGCGCATCGCCGAGCTGGTGCGCGAGAAGAAGATCGAGGGTATCGCCGAGCTGCGTGACGAGTCCGACAAGGAAGGCATGCGGGTCGTGATCGAGTGCAAGCGCGGCGAGATGCCCGATGTGCTCCTGAACAATCTCTACCAGCAGACCCAGCTGCAGAGCGTCTTCGGCATCAACATGGTGGCGCTGGTCGACGGCCAGCCGCGTACGGTGGGTTTGCGCGAGGTCCTTAACGTCTTCCTGCGTCACCGCCGTGAGGTGGTCACCCGCCGCACCATCTACGATCTGCGCAAGGCGCGTGAGCGGGCCCATATCCTTGAGGGCCTGGCCGTGGCCCTGGCGAACATCGACCCGATGATCGCCGTGATCAAGTCCGCGCCGACACCGGCCGAGGCCAAGACCAAGCTGCTCGACGGCACCTGGGAGTCGGGTGTGGTCCGCACCATGCTGGAGAAGGCCGATGCAGCCGCCTCGCGTCCGGAGGCCCTCGGCGACGAGTTCGGCCTGCAGGACGACGGCAGCTACCGCCTCTCGCCCGAACAGGCGCAGGCGATTCTCGAGATGCGCCTCAACCGCCTGACCGGCCTGGAGCAGGACAAGATCGTCGAGGAGTACGCCAATCTGCTCGAACGCATCATCGACCTGCTGGACATCCTGCGTTCCGACGAGCGCCTGATGCAGGTGATCCGCGAAGAGCTGCTACGGATCAAGGACGAGTACGCCGACCCGCGCCGCACCGAGATCATCGTCGACTACGAGGACCTCTCCATGGAGGACCTCATCGCCGAAGAGGATCGTGTGGTCACGCTGTCGCGTGAGGGTTACATCAAGACCCAGTCGCTGGCCGACTATCGCAGCCAGCGCCGCGGCGGCCGGGGCAAGGCCTCGACCCGCATGAAGGACGAGGACGTCATCGAACAACTCTTGGTGGCCAGCACCCACGCCTGGGTGCTGATGTTCACCAATTACGGCCGGGTCTACTGGCGCAAGGTCTACCAGCTGCCGCAGGGGGCGCGTGGCGCCCGCGGCCGGCCGGTGGTCAACGTCCTGCCGCTGCAGGACGGCGAGTGCATCAATACGATGCTGCCGGTCCGCGAATTTGTCGACGACCACTACATCTTCTTCGCCACCCAGAATGGCCAGGTGAAGAAGACCCCGCTGGTCGACTTCTCCCGCCCGCGTCAGGCCGGCATCATCGCCATCGACCTGCGCGAGGGTGACCGGCTGGTGGGCGCGGCGCTGACCGACGGCACGCGCGAGATCATGCTGTTCTCGAACGCCGGCAAGGCGACGCGGTTCGTCGAGGAAGACGTCCGCTCGATGGGTCGGACCGCTGCCGGGGTGCGAGGCATCCGACTGCAGGACGGTCAGTACGTCGTCTCGCTGATCGTGGTCGACGAGGGCGAGGTGCTCACCGCGACCGAGAACGGTTTCGGCAAGCGCACGCCCATCGACGAGTTCCCGGTCTACAACCGCGGCGGGCAGGGCGTGATCGCGATCAACACTAGCGAGCGCAACGGCCAGCTGGTCGGTGCGGTGCTCGTGCGCGAGGCCGACGAGGTGATTCTGATCTCGAACCGCGGTACACTCGTGCGCACCGAGGTGTCCCAGATTTCCTCCCTGTCGCGCAATACCCAGGGCGTGACCCTCATCCGCCTGGGCAAGGACGAGCGCTTGGTCCAGGTCGAGCCGGTCACGGCGATGGACGACGAAGGCGACGAGGAGGAAGTCGAGGAACAAGACGCGGAGGAGTGA
- the mtnA gene encoding S-methyl-5-thioribose-1-phosphate isomerase has protein sequence MLLKALIFKKNELWVLDQRLLPHQEEWLCCSDATRVAKVIRDMAVRGAPAIGVAAAYGYLLGAHRGCEEGRVLTPEALRPVYDELAAARPTAVNLVWALDRMVACLANCAGLDAESSLQRLADEASAIESEDVESNLAMGQYGSALIEPGQWVLTHCNTGALATAGQGTALGVVRDAWSAGRLEGVYVDETRPWLQGARLTAWELAQEGIPYRLICDSAAASVLASGRVGCVLVGADRIAANGDTANKIGTYSLAVLARHHGVKFMVVAPRSTIDRDCADGRSIEIEHRPADEVRSLAGRPVAPTDAPVENPAFDVTPAALIDALVTEAGVVQRPDRGGIARLFE, from the coding sequence GTGTTGCTTAAGGCACTGATATTCAAGAAAAACGAGTTGTGGGTTCTCGATCAGCGGCTGCTGCCTCATCAGGAAGAGTGGCTGTGTTGTTCAGACGCAACGCGCGTAGCGAAAGTGATACGGGACATGGCGGTGCGTGGAGCGCCGGCCATCGGTGTGGCGGCAGCTTACGGCTACCTGCTCGGTGCCCACCGGGGGTGTGAGGAGGGCAGGGTGCTGACGCCCGAGGCGCTTCGCCCGGTCTACGACGAGCTTGCCGCGGCGCGCCCCACCGCGGTGAACCTCGTCTGGGCGCTCGATCGGATGGTGGCGTGTCTGGCCAATTGCGCCGGGCTGGATGCCGAATCAAGCCTGCAGCGGCTTGCCGACGAGGCGAGCGCCATCGAGTCGGAGGATGTCGAGTCGAATCTCGCAATGGGCCAGTACGGCTCGGCCCTGATCGAGCCGGGTCAGTGGGTCCTGACTCACTGCAACACGGGCGCGCTGGCCACTGCCGGTCAGGGGACGGCCCTCGGTGTGGTGCGAGATGCCTGGTCGGCAGGTCGACTTGAGGGCGTCTACGTTGACGAAACGCGGCCCTGGCTGCAGGGCGCTCGATTGACCGCCTGGGAGCTGGCGCAGGAGGGGATTCCCTACCGGCTGATCTGCGACAGCGCCGCGGCGAGCGTGCTGGCGAGCGGCCGCGTGGGCTGCGTGCTCGTCGGTGCCGACCGCATTGCGGCCAACGGTGATACCGCCAACAAGATCGGCACCTATTCGCTTGCCGTGCTGGCGCGCCACCACGGCGTCAAGTTCATGGTGGTCGCACCGCGCTCGACGATCGACCGGGACTGTGCCGACGGACGATCGATCGAGATCGAGCACCGTCCGGCGGACGAGGTGCGCAGCCTCGCCGGGCGTCCGGTGGCGCCGACTGACGCACCAGTCGAGAACCCCGCCTTCGACGTGACGCCGGCGGCGCTGATCGACGCGCTTGTCACCGAGGCCGGGGTGGTGCAGCGCCCCGACCGTGGCGGGATTGCGCGGCTGTTCGAATGA
- a CDS encoding OmpA family protein, which translates to MKKMTVIAASVAATFAFSGQTFAGGQSPYVFNSNGDPVKTGHGPCLYNNHGTLNSETAIEECNPELVQKAEPAPKPVVEPPPAPEMKTVTLEADTYFDFDKSFLRPEGKDTLDALVRDMGDLNSVAEVTAVGHTDSIGTDEYNQGLSERRAASVKEYLIEQGVPADRIETEGMGESQPVATNETREGRQKNRRVEVTIKGTAQ; encoded by the coding sequence ATGAAGAAAATGACCGTGATCGCTGCCTCCGTCGCAGCCACGTTTGCCTTCTCTGGCCAGACCTTTGCCGGGGGTCAGTCCCCGTACGTGTTTAACAGCAACGGTGACCCGGTGAAGACCGGCCACGGCCCGTGCCTGTACAACAACCACGGCACGCTGAACAGCGAGACGGCCATCGAGGAGTGCAACCCGGAACTGGTACAGAAAGCCGAGCCGGCGCCGAAGCCGGTGGTTGAGCCGCCTCCGGCACCGGAGATGAAGACCGTCACCCTCGAGGCGGACACCTACTTCGACTTCGACAAGTCGTTCCTCCGTCCGGAAGGCAAGGACACGCTTGACGCGCTGGTACGCGACATGGGTGACCTCAACTCGGTCGCTGAAGTCACTGCCGTCGGCCACACCGACAGCATCGGCACCGACGAGTACAACCAGGGCCTCTCCGAGCGCCGCGCCGCTTCGGTCAAGGAATACCTGATCGAGCAAGGCGTCCCGGCCGACCGGATCGAGACCGAGGGCATGGGCGAGTCCCAGCCGGTCGCGACCAACGAGACGCGCGAAGGCCGTCAGAAGAACCGTCGCGTAGAAGTGACCATCAAGGGCACTGCCCAGTAA
- a CDS encoding mechanosensitive ion channel family protein — MEASFFSIYVLPWIIKILLAIAIAVGGYYLAKIGTPSLTRLLQRTGMDNMLVGFVVAIARAAFLLFVAIAALSKLGLDTTSLVALVAGAGIAVGLALKDSLSNFAAGVMILTFRPFRSGDFIITGSLMGTVNEIGIFHTRMNTPDNVEMIVPNGNLYSAAITNYSVRDTRRLDLAVGIDYADDIAKAKELVMQVFEKDDRVLKDPAPVILVNQFGASSVDLLIRPWIRSADMPLVKSDLQQQIKETFDANGITIPFPQMVITSAATDEEKSKN, encoded by the coding sequence ATGGAAGCGAGCTTTTTCTCTATTTACGTGCTGCCGTGGATCATCAAGATTCTCTTGGCGATCGCCATCGCCGTGGGTGGCTACTACCTCGCCAAAATCGGCACGCCCTCGCTGACCCGGCTGCTGCAACGGACCGGCATGGACAACATGCTGGTAGGCTTCGTTGTCGCGATCGCCCGGGCTGCGTTCCTGCTGTTCGTCGCCATCGCCGCCCTGTCGAAACTCGGGCTGGACACCACGTCACTGGTCGCGTTGGTGGCAGGCGCCGGCATCGCCGTCGGCCTGGCGCTCAAGGACTCACTGAGCAACTTCGCCGCCGGCGTTATGATCCTGACCTTCCGTCCGTTCCGCAGCGGTGACTTCATCATCACCGGCAGCCTGATGGGCACAGTCAACGAGATCGGGATCTTCCACACCCGGATGAACACGCCGGACAACGTCGAGATGATCGTGCCCAACGGCAACCTCTACAGTGCGGCCATCACCAACTACAGCGTGCGCGACACCCGTCGCCTGGATCTTGCCGTGGGCATCGACTACGCCGACGACATCGCCAAGGCCAAGGAACTGGTCATGCAGGTCTTCGAAAAGGACGATCGCGTCCTGAAGGACCCGGCACCGGTAATCCTGGTCAACCAGTTCGGTGCCTCCAGCGTCGACCTGCTGATTCGCCCCTGGATCCGGTCGGCCGACATGCCGCTGGTCAAGTCCGACCTGCAGCAGCAGATCAAGGAGACGTTCGACGCCAACGGCATCACGATTCCTTTCCCACAGATGGTGATCACCTCGGCCGCGACCGACGAGGAAAAGTCGAAAAACTGA